From the Streptomyces syringium genome, one window contains:
- a CDS encoding quaternary amine ABC transporter ATP-binding protein — MSRLHVEHLYKVFGRRPEAAVKRLESGTGRDELRADGTTAAVIDASFDVEAGQIFVVMGLSGSGKSTLLRMLNGLLEPTAGRVLFDGQDLTALPPAELRSVRSRKISMVFQHFALFPHRSVLENAAYGLEVQGVPRAEREKRATEALELTGLKGWETSWPDELSGGMQQRVGLARALATDADLLLMDESFSALDPLIRRDMQDQLLELQTRLKKTIVFITHDLNEAMRLGDRIAVMRDGRIVQNGTAEDILVRPANDYVASFIQDVDRSRVLTAGSIMDEPDSARAADGTTRSAQDVLDAAPATVDADTPVAELFTPFSHSGDMVAVTDADGTLTGVVTRDRMLAALGDQPRGRQAPLAKESEQEVTARA, encoded by the coding sequence GTGTCCAGGCTGCACGTCGAGCACTTGTACAAGGTGTTCGGCAGACGACCCGAAGCCGCCGTGAAGCGGCTCGAGAGCGGCACCGGCCGCGACGAGCTGCGCGCCGACGGCACCACCGCGGCGGTCATCGACGCCTCGTTCGATGTCGAGGCGGGTCAGATCTTCGTGGTCATGGGCCTTTCCGGATCCGGCAAGTCCACGCTGCTGCGCATGCTGAACGGACTGCTGGAACCGACCGCCGGGCGCGTGCTCTTCGACGGTCAGGACCTGACCGCGCTGCCCCCCGCCGAGCTGCGCTCGGTCCGCTCCCGGAAGATCAGCATGGTCTTCCAGCACTTCGCCCTCTTCCCGCACCGCAGCGTGCTGGAGAACGCCGCGTACGGCCTGGAGGTGCAGGGCGTGCCCCGCGCGGAGCGCGAGAAGCGCGCCACCGAGGCCCTGGAGCTCACCGGCCTCAAGGGCTGGGAGACCTCCTGGCCCGACGAGCTGTCCGGCGGCATGCAGCAGCGCGTGGGCCTCGCCCGCGCGCTCGCCACCGACGCCGACCTGCTGCTGATGGACGAGTCCTTCAGCGCGCTCGACCCGCTGATCCGCCGCGACATGCAGGACCAGCTGCTGGAGCTGCAGACGCGGCTGAAGAAGACCATCGTCTTCATCACCCACGACCTCAACGAGGCCATGCGCCTCGGTGACCGGATCGCGGTCATGCGCGACGGCCGGATCGTGCAGAACGGCACCGCCGAGGACATCCTCGTACGGCCCGCCAACGACTACGTCGCCTCCTTCATCCAGGACGTGGACCGCTCCCGGGTCCTCACCGCCGGATCGATCATGGACGAGCCGGACAGTGCCCGGGCGGCCGACGGCACCACCCGCAGCGCGCAGGACGTCCTCGACGCCGCGCCCGCGACGGTGGACGCCGACACCCCCGTCGCCGAGCTGTTCACCCCCTTCTCGCACAGCGGCGACATGGTCGCCGTCACCGATGCCGACGGCACGCTGACCGGGGTCGTCACCCGCGACCGGATGCTGGCCGCGCTCGGCGACCAGCCGCGAGGCCGGCAAGCGCCCCTTGCGAAGGAGTCCGAGCAGGAGGTGACCGCCCGTGCCTAG
- a CDS encoding helical backbone metal receptor → MAGRSAVRRVVSLVPSLTEAVAAGAPELLVGATDWCEHPAGLDVVRIGGTKNPDLGRIAALAPDLVIANEEENRAPDLGALRAAGLEVLVTEVRSLPQAFRELERVLVRGCGLARPTWLGDAEDAWRDVTAPAPPRRAVVPVWRRPWMVLGRDTFAGDVLARLGVVNIHAGHGERYPRIPLEELNACGADLVVLPDEPYRFSADDGPEAFPGLPSALVSGRHLTWYGPSLTRAPQVLGAALAAAGR, encoded by the coding sequence ATGGCCGGTCGCAGCGCCGTACGGCGCGTCGTCTCCCTCGTCCCCTCCCTCACCGAGGCCGTGGCCGCCGGTGCGCCCGAGCTGCTCGTCGGGGCCACCGACTGGTGCGAGCACCCCGCCGGGCTCGACGTCGTCCGGATCGGCGGCACCAAGAACCCCGACCTGGGGCGGATCGCCGCCCTCGCGCCCGACCTCGTCATCGCCAACGAGGAGGAGAACCGCGCCCCCGACCTCGGCGCGCTGCGCGCCGCCGGGCTGGAGGTGCTCGTCACCGAAGTCCGTTCGCTTCCCCAGGCGTTCAGGGAGCTGGAGCGGGTCCTGGTGCGCGGCTGCGGGCTGGCCCGGCCTACATGGCTGGGCGACGCGGAGGACGCGTGGCGGGACGTCACCGCCCCGGCCCCGCCCCGCCGGGCGGTGGTGCCGGTATGGCGGCGGCCGTGGATGGTCCTCGGCCGGGACACCTTCGCGGGCGACGTGCTCGCCCGGCTCGGTGTCGTCAATATCCACGCCGGGCACGGCGAGCGCTATCCGCGGATCCCGCTGGAGGAGCTGAACGCCTGCGGCGCCGACCTCGTCGTGCTGCCCGACGAGCCGTACCGCTTCAGCGCCGACGACGGCCCGGAGGCGTTCCCCGGGCTGCCGTCGGCGCTGGTCAGCGGCCGTCATCTCACATGGTACGGACCGTCGTTGACCCGGGCACCGCAGGTGCTGGGAGCGGCGCTCGCAGCAGCCGGCCGCTGA
- a CDS encoding LysR family transcriptional regulator, giving the protein MSEAGAGSGRAPSGTTATPGGTLAHRVPDLGALELLLAVARLGSLGRAARELGITQPAASSRVRTMERMLGVALVERSPRGSRLTDAGVLVTDWARRIVEAAEAFDAGAQALRGRRDSRLRVAASMTIAEYLLPGWLIALRTRRPGTAVSLFAGNSSAVAERLLAAEADLGFVEGLAVPPGLDGAVIGHDRLVVVTAPGHPWARRRTPLDAAELAATPLILRERGSGTRQVLDAALASQGGVAEPLLELASTTAAKAAVVSGAGPSVLSELAVGEELAARRLVEIPVPGVGLRRDLRAVWPTGHRPTGPARDLLGLTR; this is encoded by the coding sequence ATGAGCGAAGCGGGTGCGGGCAGCGGACGGGCACCGTCGGGGACCACCGCCACGCCCGGCGGGACGCTCGCGCACCGGGTGCCGGACCTCGGGGCGCTGGAGCTGCTGCTCGCCGTGGCGCGGCTGGGGAGCCTCGGGCGGGCGGCGCGGGAGCTGGGCATCACCCAGCCGGCCGCCAGCAGCCGGGTGCGGACCATGGAGCGGATGCTCGGCGTCGCGCTCGTCGAGCGGTCCCCGCGCGGCTCCCGGCTGACCGACGCCGGGGTACTCGTCACCGACTGGGCCCGGCGGATCGTGGAGGCGGCCGAGGCCTTCGACGCCGGGGCGCAGGCGCTGCGGGGCCGCCGGGACTCGCGGCTGCGGGTGGCGGCCAGCATGACCATCGCGGAGTACCTGCTGCCGGGCTGGCTGATCGCCCTGCGGACGAGGCGGCCCGGCACGGCGGTCTCGCTGTTCGCCGGGAACTCGTCCGCCGTCGCCGAACGGCTGCTGGCCGCCGAGGCCGATCTCGGCTTCGTGGAGGGCCTGGCCGTGCCGCCCGGCCTGGACGGCGCGGTCATCGGCCACGACCGGCTCGTGGTCGTCACCGCGCCCGGCCACCCGTGGGCCCGCCGCCGCACCCCGCTGGACGCGGCGGAACTGGCGGCGACCCCGCTGATCCTCCGCGAGCGCGGCTCGGGCACCCGGCAGGTCCTGGACGCGGCGCTGGCCTCGCAGGGGGGCGTGGCGGAGCCGCTGCTGGAGCTGGCCTCGACGACCGCCGCCAAGGCGGCCGTCGTCAGCGGCGCCGGCCCCTCGGTCCTCAGTGAACTGGCCGTCGGCGAGGAGCTGGCGGCCCGCCGGCTGGTGGAGATCCCGGTGCCGGGCGTCGGCCTCCGCCGCGATCTGCGTGCCGTCTGGCCCACGGGCCACCGCCCCACGGGCCCGGCCCGGGACCTTTTGGGGCTGACGCGCTGA
- the eat gene encoding ethanolamine permease, with protein MADRTESPSAPPAAPSGEGSDSQAYLDKRTLRRGSAGPLLLTGLGVAYVVSGDFSGWNFGLAHGGFGGLAIAAVLMGLMYTCMVFALAELASILPTAGGGYGFARRALGPWGGFLTGTAILIEYVLAPAAISLFIGDYVESLHLFGLTSGWPVYLACFVLFIGIHLWGVGEALRFSFVVTGIAVAALLVFAVGAFTDFDAARLHDIPVDPDAFGASSWLPFGLLGIWAAFPFGMWFFLGVEGVPLAAEETKDPARTLPRAMATAMGILLLLALLTFLASTGAGGADAMKDAGNPLVAALQDDGHPTTLGRIVNYAGLAGLVASFFSLIYAGSRQLFALSRAGYLPRFLSLTSRRKAPYLGLLVPGALGFALAAASGDGARMLNVAVFGATISYALMSLSHIVLRRREPGLARPYRTPGGVVTSTIAFVLACSALVATFLVDVTAAVIALGVYAVAAGYFAFYSRHRLVASAPEEEFAALAAAEAELARE; from the coding sequence ATGGCCGATCGCACGGAGTCACCCAGCGCACCGCCCGCCGCCCCGTCCGGGGAGGGCTCCGACTCACAGGCGTATCTGGACAAACGCACCCTGCGCCGGGGCAGCGCGGGCCCCCTGCTGCTGACCGGCCTGGGCGTGGCCTACGTCGTCTCCGGTGACTTCTCCGGCTGGAACTTCGGCCTCGCGCACGGCGGCTTCGGCGGACTCGCCATCGCCGCCGTCCTGATGGGGCTGATGTACACCTGCATGGTCTTCGCGCTCGCCGAGCTGGCGTCCATCCTGCCCACCGCCGGCGGCGGCTACGGCTTCGCCCGCCGCGCACTCGGCCCCTGGGGCGGCTTCCTCACCGGGACCGCGATCCTCATCGAGTACGTCCTCGCGCCCGCCGCCATCTCCCTCTTCATCGGCGACTACGTCGAATCGCTGCACCTGTTCGGCCTGACCTCCGGCTGGCCGGTGTACCTGGCCTGCTTCGTCCTCTTCATCGGCATCCACCTGTGGGGCGTCGGCGAGGCCCTGCGCTTCAGCTTCGTGGTCACCGGCATCGCCGTCGCCGCGCTGCTGGTCTTCGCGGTCGGCGCGTTCACCGACTTCGACGCCGCGCGGCTGCACGACATCCCCGTCGACCCGGACGCGTTCGGTGCCTCCTCCTGGCTGCCGTTCGGGCTGCTGGGCATCTGGGCGGCGTTCCCGTTCGGCATGTGGTTCTTCCTGGGCGTCGAGGGCGTGCCGCTGGCCGCCGAGGAGACCAAGGACCCCGCGCGCACCCTGCCGCGCGCCATGGCCACCGCCATGGGCATCCTGCTGCTCCTGGCCCTGCTCACCTTCCTCGCCTCCACCGGCGCGGGCGGCGCCGACGCCATGAAGGACGCGGGCAATCCGCTCGTCGCCGCGCTCCAGGACGACGGGCACCCCACCACGCTGGGCCGCATCGTCAACTACGCGGGGCTCGCCGGGCTCGTGGCCTCCTTCTTCTCCCTCATCTACGCCGGCTCCCGGCAGCTCTTCGCCCTCTCCCGGGCCGGCTACCTCCCCCGTTTCCTCTCCCTCACCAGCCGCCGCAAGGCCCCCTACCTCGGTCTGCTGGTACCCGGCGCGCTCGGCTTCGCCCTGGCCGCGGCGAGCGGGGACGGGGCGCGCATGCTCAACGTCGCCGTCTTCGGCGCCACCATCTCCTACGCCCTGATGTCGCTCTCCCACATCGTGCTCCGCCGCCGCGAACCCGGCCTCGCCCGCCCGTACCGCACCCCCGGCGGCGTCGTCACCTCGACCATCGCCTTCGTGCTGGCCTGTTCGGCGCTGGTGGCCACCTTCCTGGTGGACGTCACCGCGGCGGTCATCGCCCTCGGCGTGTACGCCGTGGCCGCGGGCTACTTCGCCTTCTACAGCCGGCACCGGCTGGTGGCGAGCGCGCCGGAGGAGGAATTCGCCGCCCTGGCCGCGGCCGAGGCAGAGTTGGCACGCGAATGA
- a CDS encoding ADP-ribosylglycohydrolase family protein: protein MDRSSRAIGAVVGSAVGDALGAPFEFGPPGAYTARFPDGRGQMCGGGGWDPGEATDDTQMAVLVGESLVERGGLDLPDIFGRFQRWAAGSPKDIGLQTEDVLTNGQPWDRAAALHFRINVRAAGNGSLMRAATSAVHFAGAGRAATMDAARRISALTHGDPATGEGTAVFHDLVRVALDGGDLSAAVPDALAAVEADHRARWATALAPGWHPADATEVNGAVWPCLGSALWAVRTTGSFEDALRAAIDLGGDTDTVAAVTGGLAGAVYGYEAIPERWTAALHLPLPGFGDRVLRLPEFLRLAEQLAQPSRRTG from the coding sequence ATGGATCGCAGCAGCAGGGCCATCGGGGCCGTCGTCGGTTCGGCGGTCGGGGACGCGCTCGGCGCACCCTTCGAGTTCGGGCCGCCCGGCGCGTACACCGCCCGTTTCCCCGACGGCCGCGGGCAGATGTGCGGGGGCGGCGGCTGGGATCCCGGTGAGGCCACCGACGACACACAGATGGCCGTCCTCGTCGGCGAATCCCTCGTCGAACGGGGCGGGCTGGACCTGCCCGACATCTTCGGGCGCTTCCAGCGGTGGGCGGCGGGCTCCCCCAAGGACATCGGCCTGCAGACCGAGGACGTCCTCACCAACGGTCAGCCCTGGGACCGGGCCGCGGCCCTGCACTTCCGGATCAATGTGCGCGCCGCCGGCAACGGCTCCCTGATGCGCGCCGCCACCTCGGCCGTCCACTTCGCGGGCGCCGGGCGTGCGGCGACCATGGACGCGGCCCGCCGCATCTCGGCCCTCACCCACGGCGATCCCGCCACCGGGGAGGGCACCGCCGTCTTCCACGACCTGGTGCGCGTCGCGCTCGACGGCGGCGACCTGTCGGCCGCCGTGCCCGACGCCCTCGCCGCCGTCGAGGCCGATCACCGCGCCCGCTGGGCGACGGCCCTGGCCCCCGGCTGGCACCCCGCGGACGCCACGGAGGTCAACGGCGCGGTCTGGCCCTGCCTCGGCTCGGCCCTGTGGGCGGTACGGACGACGGGTTCGTTCGAGGACGCGCTGCGCGCGGCCATCGACCTCGGCGGCGACACGGACACCGTCGCGGCGGTCACGGGCGGCCTGGCCGGGGCGGTGTACGGCTATGAGGCGATCCCCGAGCGATGGACGGCGGCCCTGCATCTGCCGCTGCCGGGCTTCGGGGACCGGGTCCTGCGTCTGCCCGAATTTTTGCGGCTCGCCGAACAGTTGGCGCAGCCCAGTCGCCGGACGGGTTGA
- a CDS encoding 5'-3' exonuclease: MLLDTASLYFRAYFGVPDSVRAPDGTPVNAVRGLLDFIARLVQDHHPDDLVACMDFDWRPEWRVELIPSYKAHRVAEELTGAPDEEEIPDTLSPQVPVIDSVLDALGIARVGARGFEADDVIGTLAGRATGPVDIVTGDRDLYQLVDDRRGVRVLYPLKGVGTLQIVDEALLREKYGVDGPGYADLALLRGDPSDGLPGVPGVGEKTAAKLLAAYGDLAGIMAAVDDPASRLTPTQRKRLDEARPYLAVAPKVVRVASEVSLAPFDARLPHVPRDPEALLALAERWGLGGSLQRLVTVLAR, translated from the coding sequence ATGCTCCTCGACACCGCTTCCCTGTACTTCCGCGCCTACTTCGGGGTGCCCGACTCGGTCCGCGCCCCCGACGGCACCCCGGTGAACGCGGTGCGCGGCCTGCTGGACTTCATCGCCCGGCTCGTCCAGGACCATCACCCCGACGACCTCGTGGCCTGCATGGACTTCGACTGGCGGCCGGAGTGGCGGGTCGAGCTGATCCCGTCGTACAAGGCGCACCGGGTCGCGGAGGAGCTCACCGGCGCGCCGGACGAGGAGGAGATCCCCGACACCCTCTCCCCCCAGGTGCCGGTCATCGACAGCGTGCTCGACGCGCTCGGCATCGCCCGCGTGGGCGCGCGCGGCTTCGAGGCCGACGATGTGATCGGCACGCTCGCCGGGCGGGCGACGGGCCCGGTGGACATCGTCACCGGCGACCGCGACCTCTATCAGCTCGTCGACGACCGGCGCGGGGTGCGGGTGCTGTATCCGCTCAAGGGCGTCGGCACGCTCCAGATCGTCGACGAGGCGCTGCTGCGGGAGAAGTACGGGGTGGACGGGCCCGGCTACGCCGACCTGGCGCTGCTGCGCGGCGACCCCAGCGACGGACTGCCGGGCGTGCCGGGGGTCGGCGAGAAGACGGCCGCGAAGCTGCTGGCCGCCTACGGCGACCTGGCCGGGATCATGGCGGCGGTCGACGACCCGGCGAGCAGGCTCACCCCCACCCAGCGCAAGCGGCTGGACGAGGCCCGGCCGTATCTGGCGGTCGCGCCGAAGGTGGTGCGCGTCGCCTCCGAGGTGTCGCTGGCCCCCTTCGACGCCAGGCTGCCGCACGTCCCGCGCGACCCGGAGGCGCTGCTCGCCCTCGCGGAGCGCTGGGGTCTGGGCGGGTCCCTGCAGCGGCTGGTCACCGTTCTCGCCCGCTGA
- a CDS encoding TDT family transporter: MTTLTHPRPSPLVLPRPRPGVRHLGPNWYAAVMGTAIVAASGAALPVRVPGLRGALEMVWALAALALIVLLAARAAHWGRHADQARRHLADPAVAPFYGCLAMALLAVGGATLSVGADVIGEPAAVAVDAVLWVGGTLIGLAAAAGIPYLMVTRHSIAPGTASPVWLLPVVAPMVSAALGPALVPRLPAGQWREAMLLGCYALFGMSLLAVLLMLPAVFGRLVHHGPLPLALTPTLFLVLGPLGQSTTAVGNLADAAPGAVAAPHAHAAASFAVLYGVPVMGFALLWLALATAMTVRAFRGGMRFAMTWWGFTFPVGTCVTGAAGLARHTGLTAFTGLAAGLYVLLVVAWAVAAAGTLRGLLSGRLLRAPLPAPAVPGSTTVRTM, encoded by the coding sequence ATGACCACGCTCACGCACCCGCGTCCCAGTCCGCTCGTCCTGCCTCGGCCCCGCCCAGGGGTCCGGCACCTCGGGCCGAACTGGTACGCCGCCGTGATGGGCACCGCGATCGTGGCCGCGTCCGGGGCGGCACTGCCCGTGCGGGTGCCCGGTCTGCGCGGGGCGCTGGAGATGGTGTGGGCCCTGGCCGCGCTGGCCCTGATCGTGCTCCTCGCCGCGCGGGCCGCGCACTGGGGGCGCCATGCCGACCAGGCCAGGCGGCATCTGGCCGATCCGGCCGTCGCCCCGTTCTACGGCTGCCTGGCGATGGCGCTCCTCGCCGTCGGCGGTGCCACGCTCTCGGTGGGGGCGGACGTCATCGGCGAACCCGCGGCGGTGGCCGTCGACGCCGTGCTCTGGGTGGGCGGCACGCTGATCGGGCTGGCCGCGGCGGCGGGCATTCCGTACCTGATGGTGACCCGGCACTCGATAGCGCCGGGCACCGCCTCCCCGGTGTGGCTGCTGCCGGTCGTCGCCCCCATGGTGTCCGCCGCGCTCGGCCCGGCCCTGGTGCCGCGGCTGCCCGCCGGGCAGTGGCGGGAGGCCATGCTGCTGGGCTGCTACGCGCTGTTCGGCATGAGCCTGCTGGCGGTCCTGCTGATGCTGCCGGCCGTCTTCGGCCGGCTCGTGCACCACGGCCCGCTGCCGCTGGCCCTGACCCCGACGCTCTTCCTCGTGCTCGGCCCGCTGGGCCAGTCGACGACCGCCGTGGGCAACCTCGCCGACGCGGCCCCCGGCGCCGTCGCCGCGCCCCACGCGCACGCGGCGGCCTCCTTCGCCGTGCTGTACGGCGTCCCGGTGATGGGCTTCGCGCTGCTGTGGCTCGCGCTCGCCACGGCCATGACGGTGCGCGCCTTCCGGGGCGGGATGCGTTTCGCCATGACCTGGTGGGGCTTCACCTTCCCCGTCGGCACGTGTGTGACGGGCGCCGCGGGACTCGCCCGCCACACCGGGCTGACCGCCTTCACCGGCCTCGCGGCCGGGCTCTACGTCCTGCTCGTCGTGGCGTGGGCCGTCGCGGCGGCGGGCACGCTGCGGGGGCTGCTCAGCGGCCGGCTGCTGCGAGCGCCGCTCCCAGCACCTGCGGTGCCCGGGTCAACGACGGTCCGTACCATGTGA
- a CDS encoding gamma-glutamyl-gamma-aminobutyrate hydrolase family protein, with amino-acid sequence MDSRPLIGVTTYLTQARWGVAWDLPAALLPAAYPRYVQRAGGLAVMLPPDDPDTAAAVVRRLDGLVLAGGEDLAPALYGEEPHPRAGAPVPERDRWELALLAAALEEDVPVLGICRGMQLMNVHAGGTLTQHLPDEVGHEDHNPVAGSFTDHPVEPVPDTRTGGLLPERCDVATHHHQAVDRLGEGLVVTAHAEDGTVEALEYPGDSFRVGVQWHPEARDDLRLIEALVRAAAQRG; translated from the coding sequence TTGGACAGCAGGCCTCTGATCGGTGTCACCACGTATCTCACACAGGCCCGTTGGGGGGTGGCCTGGGACCTGCCGGCCGCGCTGCTGCCGGCCGCCTACCCCCGGTACGTCCAGCGGGCCGGCGGCCTGGCCGTGATGCTGCCGCCCGACGACCCGGACACCGCCGCCGCGGTGGTCCGGCGCCTCGACGGTCTGGTCCTCGCCGGCGGCGAGGACCTGGCCCCGGCGTTGTACGGCGAGGAGCCGCACCCCCGCGCGGGTGCCCCGGTGCCCGAGCGGGACCGCTGGGAGCTGGCGCTGCTGGCTGCCGCGCTGGAGGAGGACGTACCGGTGCTCGGCATCTGCCGCGGCATGCAGCTGATGAACGTCCACGCGGGCGGCACGCTCACCCAGCACCTGCCGGACGAGGTGGGGCACGAGGACCACAACCCGGTGGCGGGTTCCTTCACCGACCACCCGGTCGAGCCGGTGCCGGACACCCGCACCGGCGGTCTGCTGCCCGAGCGGTGCGACGTGGCCACCCACCACCACCAGGCGGTGGACCGCCTCGGCGAGGGCCTCGTCGTGACGGCCCACGCGGAGGACGGCACGGTCGAGGCCCTGGAGTACCCGGGCGATTCCTTCCGGGTGGGCGTCCAGTGGCACCCGGAGGCCCGGGACGACCTGCGGCTGATCGAGGCCCTGGTGCGCGCCGCGGCTCAGCGGGGCTGA
- a CDS encoding ABC transporter permease/substrate binding protein yields the protein MPRINLGDGVENAVDWLQNHLGWLFDFINTVLTGMYDGVEAVLGAPHALLMAGILAVVACWLRGLLAGVCTFAGMALIDSFGLWDEAMATLSLVLVASVITLLAAVPLGIWAARSRTVSGVLRPVLDVMQTMPAFVYLIPGVMFFSIGPIPGLIATIVFSMPPGVRMTELGIRQVDGELVEAARAFGTTPRDTLTRVQLPLALPTIMAGVNQVIMLALSMVVIAGMAGAGGLGESVYAAVTQVQIGGGVESGLAVVVLAMYLDRMTGALGQRVSPIGRRAAAKAAASVRGLAFLRYRPGTAVATVGIVVLALVAGGMNLTHGDDRETTASGPNVGRGKQIKLGYFPWDEAVASTYLWQNILEDRGYKPTVQQLDPGPLYTALAQGQMDVQFDSWLPTTHKQYMDRYRDKLTDLGAWYGPTSLELAVPEYVKDVDSLEDLKGKGGQFGGKIVGIESSAGMMGTLNDKVMGAYGLDGEYKVLSSSTSSMLAGLDRAYKKQEPIVTTLWSPHWAYGKYKLKKLKDPKGAWGKGEEIHAVAKKDFGSDFPDVTRWLKKFKMSEKDLASLEVEIQNGGKGKEKESARRWMDKNPDAVDKLAPVAGAAS from the coding sequence GTGCCTAGGATCAACCTCGGTGACGGCGTCGAGAACGCCGTGGACTGGCTCCAGAACCACCTGGGCTGGCTGTTCGACTTCATCAACACCGTCCTGACCGGGATGTACGACGGTGTCGAGGCCGTGCTCGGCGCGCCCCACGCGCTGCTCATGGCCGGCATCCTGGCCGTCGTCGCCTGCTGGCTGCGCGGACTGCTCGCCGGTGTGTGCACCTTCGCCGGCATGGCGCTCATCGACTCCTTCGGCCTGTGGGACGAGGCGATGGCGACGCTGTCGCTGGTGCTCGTCGCCAGCGTCATCACCCTGCTGGCCGCCGTGCCGCTGGGCATCTGGGCGGCGCGCAGCCGCACCGTGAGCGGTGTGCTGCGGCCCGTGCTGGACGTCATGCAGACGATGCCCGCCTTCGTCTATCTGATCCCCGGCGTGATGTTCTTCTCCATCGGGCCCATCCCGGGTCTGATCGCGACCATCGTCTTCTCGATGCCGCCCGGCGTCCGGATGACCGAACTGGGCATCCGGCAGGTCGACGGCGAACTCGTCGAGGCCGCCCGGGCCTTCGGCACCACCCCGCGCGACACCCTCACCCGGGTGCAGCTGCCCCTCGCCCTGCCCACGATCATGGCGGGCGTCAACCAGGTGATCATGCTGGCGCTGTCCATGGTCGTCATCGCCGGCATGGCGGGCGCGGGCGGTCTCGGTGAGTCCGTGTACGCGGCCGTCACCCAGGTCCAGATCGGTGGCGGTGTCGAGAGCGGCCTCGCCGTCGTCGTCCTCGCCATGTACCTGGACCGGATGACCGGCGCCCTCGGCCAGCGGGTCTCCCCGATCGGCCGCCGGGCCGCCGCCAAGGCCGCCGCGTCGGTGCGGGGCCTGGCCTTCCTGCGCTACCGGCCCGGCACGGCGGTCGCCACCGTCGGCATCGTGGTCCTCGCGCTCGTCGCCGGCGGTATGAACCTCACCCACGGCGACGACCGGGAGACCACCGCGAGCGGTCCGAACGTCGGCCGGGGCAAGCAGATCAAGCTGGGCTACTTCCCGTGGGACGAGGCCGTCGCCTCCACCTACCTCTGGCAGAACATCCTGGAGGACCGGGGCTACAAGCCGACCGTCCAGCAGCTCGACCCCGGCCCGCTGTACACCGCGCTGGCCCAGGGCCAGATGGACGTGCAGTTCGACTCCTGGCTGCCCACGACCCACAAGCAGTACATGGACCGCTACCGCGACAAGCTCACCGACCTCGGCGCCTGGTACGGCCCGACGTCGCTGGAGCTGGCCGTGCCCGAGTACGTCAAGGACGTCGACTCGCTGGAGGACCTGAAGGGCAAGGGCGGGCAGTTCGGCGGGAAGATCGTCGGCATCGAGTCCAGCGCCGGGATGATGGGCACGCTGAACGACAAGGTGATGGGGGCGTACGGCCTGGACGGCGAGTACAAGGTGCTCTCGTCCTCCACCTCCTCGATGCTCGCCGGGCTGGACCGGGCGTACAAGAAGCAGGAACCGATCGTCACCACCCTGTGGTCCCCGCACTGGGCGTACGGGAAGTACAAGCTGAAGAAGCTCAAGGACCCCAAGGGTGCCTGGGGCAAGGGCGAGGAGATCCACGCCGTCGCCAAGAAGGACTTCGGCTCGGACTTCCCCGACGTCACCCGGTGGCTGAAGAAGTTCAAGATGTCCGAGAAGGACCTCGCCTCGCTGGAGGTCGAGATCCAGAACGGCGGCAAGGGCAAGGAGAAGGAATCCGCCCGCCGCTGGATGGACAAGAACCCGGACGCGGTCGACAAGCTCGCACCGGTTGCCGGCGCGGCGTCGTAG
- a CDS encoding siderophore-interacting protein, with translation MADRPVRKKPMLHRARVIHTERLTPHMVRVVLGGDGLADFTAGEHTDHYVKLLFPVPGVSYPEPFDMEVIRRDLPRDQWPSTRTYTVRSWDPATRELAVDFVVHGDEGLAGPWAAGVQAGAEIYFLGPGGAYSPDPAADWHLLAGDESALPAIAAALERMPAGARVTAFVEVADAADEQKLTLPEGVEITWLHRGAAPVGDALVEAVRALAFPPGDVQAFVHGEAGFVKELRRHLRMEREVPRERLSISGYWRRGHDEDGWQASKREWNQQVEAEQEAGSTA, from the coding sequence ATGGCAGACCGTCCCGTTCGCAAGAAGCCGATGCTCCACCGCGCGCGTGTGATCCACACCGAGCGGCTGACCCCCCACATGGTGCGCGTGGTCCTCGGCGGCGACGGGCTGGCGGACTTCACCGCCGGCGAGCACACCGACCACTACGTCAAGCTGCTCTTCCCCGTCCCGGGCGTCAGCTACCCCGAGCCGTTCGACATGGAGGTCATCCGCCGCGACCTTCCCCGCGACCAGTGGCCCAGCACCCGCACCTACACCGTGCGCTCCTGGGACCCCGCCACGCGCGAGCTGGCGGTGGACTTCGTGGTCCACGGCGACGAGGGCCTGGCCGGCCCCTGGGCCGCGGGCGTCCAGGCGGGCGCGGAGATCTACTTCCTCGGCCCGGGCGGCGCCTACTCCCCCGACCCGGCCGCCGACTGGCATCTGCTGGCCGGTGACGAGAGCGCGCTGCCCGCGATCGCCGCCGCCCTGGAGCGGATGCCCGCGGGCGCCCGCGTCACCGCCTTCGTCGAGGTCGCGGACGCGGCCGACGAGCAGAAGCTGACCCTGCCCGAGGGCGTCGAGATCACCTGGCTGCACCGCGGCGCGGCACCCGTCGGCGACGCCCTCGTCGAGGCCGTGCGCGCGCTCGCGTTCCCGCCCGGCGACGTGCAGGCCTTCGTGCACGGCGAGGCGGGCTTCGTGAAGGAACTGCGCCGCCATCTGCGCATGGAGCGCGAGGTGCCGCGCGAGCGCCTGTCCATCTCCGGCTACTGGCGTCGCGGTCACGACGAGGACGGCTGGCAGGCCTCGAAGCGCGAGTGGAACCAGCAGGTGGAGGCGGAACAAGAGGCAGGATCCACGGCCTGA